Within the Streptomyces sp. R41 genome, the region TACTCCTGCCACAGGCGGGCGGCCGCCGGGTGCGGGGCGTCCTTGTTGATGGCCTGCGAGTAGTACTGGGAGAACTGGCCGTCGGTCGGGACGGTGACCTTCCAGTCGACGCCCTTGGACTTGAACTCGTCGGCGTAACCGGCGTTCAGGTAGTCCCAGTCGATGCTGATCGGCGTCTCGCCCTTCTCGACCGTGGCCGGCGTCGACTCGACCGGCGTGTAGTTGCCGTTCTTCTTCAGCTTGGCGAAGAAGTCGAGGCCGGGCTGGATGTCGTCGAAGGAGCCGCCGTTGGCGAGCGAGGCCGCGTACACGCCACCGAAGGCCGAACCGGACTTGGTGGGGTTGCCGTTGAGCGCGACCTGGCCCTTGTACTCCGGCTTGAGCAGGTCCTTGAAGGTCGTCGGGCACTCCTTGACCTTCTTGGCGTCGCAGCCGATGGAGATGTAGCCGCCGTAGTCGTTGTACCACTGCCCCTTCGGGTCCTTCTGGCCCTCGGGGATGTCACCGAAGGAGGCGACCTCGTAGGGCGCGAGCAGCCCCTGCTGGGCGGCGCTCAGAGCGAAGGAGCTGCCGAGGTCGAGGACGTCGGGTGTCCGGTCCTGGCCCTTGCGCGACGTGACGGCGTTGATCTCGTCCTGGCTGGAGCCGTCCGGGTTCTCGACCTCGATCTTGATGCCGTACTTCTTCTTGAAGCCGTCGATCAGGGCGCCGTAGTTGGCCCAGTCGCGGGGCAGCGCGATCGCGTGCAGCGTGCCCTCCTTCTTGGCGGCCTTGACCAGGGCGTCGAGGCCGCCGAAGTCCGCGGCCGAGGTCGCGGTGGCCGCGCTCTTGCCGTTGGCGGTGGTCGCCTTGTCGTCGGGAGCGGCGCCACAGGCGCTCAGGGCGAGTGCGGCGGCGACGGCGAGGCCGCCGGTGAGGACGGCGGTCCTCGGCAGGAACACGGTCACGGTCTCTCCAGGAGTACGCACGAGGGTGTGGTGGGACGGAGAACTTGTCTGAACAAGTTGGCCCCAGTAGGCCCGGCAATGGTGTCCTGTTCGTAAACTTTGGCGAAACCGTGACCCTTGATTCCCTGCACAATCCCGGCCCGCGCCGATCACCGTCGTATCTCGATTAGGCTGGTCACGCTGTGCACAACAGCCGAATCAGAGGGGAAGCATGGCGGCGCGACACGAGGAGATCGCCGACGAGCTGCGGCGGGCGATCGACCGCGAGGAGTACACGGTGGGCAGCCTGCTGCCCGCGGAGACGGACCTCGCGGCCCACTACGGCGTCTCGCGCGGCACGGTCCGCCAGGCCGTCGCGGCGCTGACCGCCGAGGGACTCATCGGCTCCCGCCAGGGCGCCCGCCGCGTGGTCCTGGCCAGCCGCCGCAGCCAGAGCTTCGCCGAACTGCGCAGCTTCGCCCAGTGGGCGCGCGCGATGGGGCGGGAGGCGACGGGCCATGTGGTGTCGCAGGAATACCAGCCGGCGACCTCGGAGGACGCCGTACGTCTCCAACTCCCCGAGATGACACCCGTGTTGCACGTCCTGCGCGTCCGCGGCCTGGACGGCGAACCGGTCCTGCTGGAGCGGACCGTGTACGCGGACTGGATCTCCCCCGCAGTCGAGGCCATCGAACCGGAGTGCCCCTCGGTCACCCAGCGGCTCTTCGAGGACACCGGTCTGGTCTTCGCCTACGGCGAGCACGTCATCGACGCGGTCGCGGCCGGCGCCCAGGACGCCGACCTGCTCGGCGTCCGCCGCACCAGCCCGCTCCTCCGCGTCCGCCGCGTCACCACCACACGCGAAGGGCGCCCGGTGGAATGGTCCGACGACCGCTACCGCTCGGACGCCGTGAGCTTCAGCGTGCACAACTCGATCGGGAACAACGCGCTGGCCCGCAAGACAGCGGAGTGAGTGGCAGCGCCCCGTCAGGGGCGCGGGGCCGTGACATATGCGGCTCCGCCGCGTGGGCGCGACCAGCCACGTACAGGCCGCAGCCGCGAACAAGCCCCAGAGGCACCTACGTAGGCGACCCAGAAGAAAACCGTCGCAGCAACGGCGAAAGCACCAGCACGGACTTCGTCCGTTCCACGAACGGCTCCCCGGCAATCCGCTCCAGCACCCGCTCGAAGTGCCGCATGTCGGAGGCGAAGACCTGCACGACCGCGTCCGCCTCCCCGGTGACGGTGGAGGCGGCCACCACCTCCTGGTACCGCTCAAGACCGCGCTGAATCGTCTCCGGCGAGGTGTTACGGCGGCAGTAGATCTCGACGAACCCCTCGGTCTCCCACCCGAGCGCCGCCGGGTCCACCCGCACGGTGAACCCGGTGATGGCCCCGGTGGCCCGCAACCGGTCCACCCGTCGCTTCACGGCGGGCGCGGACAGACCGACCAGTTGCCCAATGTCGGCGTAGGAGCGACGCGCATCCTCGGCGAGGGCGTGCACGATGCGTTCGTCGAGATCGTTCAGCACTGCGGGTGGATCACTTTTCTGACGTTGCGATACGGGACCGGCGATAGCCGTAACTGAAGTAGAACACGAGCCCGACGGCCATCCAGACCCCGAAGACCACCCAGGTGACGGTCGACAGGCTGCCCATCATCCACACACAGAGGACGAAGCCGATCGCGGGCAGCAGGGGCGAGAGCGGAACCCGGAAAGTACGCCGCATGTCCGGGCGTGTCCGGCGCAGTACCACCACGGCGATGTTGACCAGCGCGAAGGCGAAGAGCGTACCGATGCTGGTGGCGTCGGCGAGCTGGCCGAGCGGAATCGCGGCGGCGAGGACACCGCAGAACAGCGAGACGATCACGGTGTTGGCACGGGGCGTACCCGTCTTCGGGTCGACCCGTGCGAAGACCTTGGGCACGAGCCCGTCGCGGGACATCGCGAAGAGGATGCGGGTCTGGCCGTACAGCACGGTCAGGACGACGCTCGCGATGGCGATGACGGCGCAGGCGGCCAGCAGCGTGCCCCAGAAGGTCTGCCCGGTGACGTCCTTCATGATCTCGGCGAGCGCGGCCTCCGAGTCGTTGAAGCGCTGCCAGGGCTTCGCGCCGACGGCGACGGCCGCGACGACGACGTACAGCGCCGTCACGATGACCAGCGAGAGCATGATCGCGCGCGGCAGGTCGCGCTGGGCGTTCTTCGCCTCCTCACCGGCCGTGGAGGCAGCGTCGAAGCCGATGTACGAGAAGAAGAGCGTCGCACCCGCGGCGCTGACGCCGGTCATGCCGAGCGGCATGAAGTGCTCGTAGTTGCCGGACCGGAAGCCCTGAATGCCGATCGCGCAGAAGAGCACCAGCGCGGCGATCTTCACGCACACCATGATCGTGTTGGCGCGCGCCGACTCCTTCGCCCCGCCGAGCAGGAACGCCATCGCGAGCAGCACGACGATCAGCGCGGGCAGGTTGAAGATGCCGCCGTCGCCGGGCGGCGCGGACAGGGCGTCCGGGATGGTGACGCCGATCGTGCCGTCGAGCAGCTCGTTCAGGTACTCGCCCCAGCCGACCGCGACCGCGGCCACCGAGACGCCGTACTCGAGGACCAGACACCAGCCGCAGATCCAGGCGATCAGCTCGCCCATCGTTGCGTACGCATACGAGTACGAGGACCCCGAGACCGGGATGGTGCCCGCCAGCTCGGCGTACGAGAGGGCGGAGAAGAGCGCCGTGAGACCGGCGATCACGAAGGACAGGGTGACCGCGGGGCCGGCCTTGGGGACGGCTTCGCCGAGGACGACGAAGATGCCGGTGCCGAGCGTGGCACCGATGCTGATCATGGTTAGCTGCCACAGCCCGAGGGAGCGCCGGAGTGAGCCTCCCTCACCCTGGCCACCCTCGGCGACCAGGGCTTCTACGGGCTTGCGGCGCATGAGGCGCGCGCCTGTCCCCGGGGACGGTGGGGCGGATGTGGTGCGGGACTGCGGGGGTGCGCCTTGGTCGAGCACGCGCTGGCTCCTTCATCGCTGCCGGTCGGGACGGCGGGGACCGGCGGCACCCCTGCGAGCAGGAACCCACCGAGCGGGGTCCCCGCCACGCCTATGTACAGCGCTTGACCCTATGAGTCCGGCCTTCACGGGCGTAATGCAGCAACCTTGCGCATCTCCGCAAGATCGTTGCGTTCATCGCATCCCGGCGCATGTTCGTTGCGCGGGGCCTTTCGATGGTTGCGCAAGGCGCCTTTCATCGCCTTGACGAGGTTCCGGAAGCCCTATGGATTGACACCTCGTCAGGTCTGCTTCATGGTGCTCGCCACTCGATACGGGAGGCACGGCATGGACCTGGATGTCCTGTACGAGATCGACGTACCGAAGCCCTGGAAGGGACCGCACCCCTACGGTCAACGCGCGGCCGAGCAGCGGGCGTACCGCGAGGCCGTGGAGCAGATCCGGCTCGCCGACCGGATGGGGTTCCGCACGGTGTGGGCGGTGGAGCACCACTTCCGCGAGGGCCGCTCGCACTGCCCCGCCCCGGAGGTGCTGCTGGGCCATCTCGCGGCGCTGACCGAGCGCATCCGGCTGGGCTTCGGCGTGACCCTCACGCCGTTCGGCTTCACTGCCCCGCAGCGGATCGCGGAGAAGGTCGCCGCCGTCGACGTACTGTCCGACGGGCGCGTGGAGTGGGGCACGGGCCGCTCGACGCCCATGGAGCAGACGGCGTTCGGCGTGGACCGCGCCAACTCCCGCGAGGACTGGCGTGAGGCGATCGAGATCGTCACCGGGATGTGGCGCGAGGAGTACTTCGCCTACGAGTCGCCGCGCTTCTCCTTCCCCCGCCGCATGGTCACCCCGAAACCGGTCCAGGACCCGCACCCGCCCTGCTGGATGGCGGCGACCTCGCCCGGTTCGGCGGAGGTCGCGGGCGCGAGCGGCCTCGGTCTGCTCTCGTTCTCGATCATGCAGCCGCTGGAGGCGATGGCCCGCCAGGTCGCCGCGTACCGCGAGGCGGCCCGCGCACCGCGCCCGATCACCGACGTCACCACGGACCGCGTCGCCGCGTACACCCTTGTCCACGCCACGGACCGCCCGGGCAAGCGCGTCTGGGACTCGGTCGCCTGGTGGTACGAGAACCTGGCGCGCTTCACCCTGGACTGGGAGCTCCCCCACCTCTCCCCCGACGAGCGCGACCGCGCCTTCCCGCTCCTCGATCCGATCATCCAAGGAGCCGTCCCGGTCAGGGAGTTCAACGACGGCGACATGATCCTCATCGGCGACGCGGAGACCATCGTCCGCAAGGCGAAGCACTACGCGGACCTCGGGATCGACCAGCTCATCTGCTACGTCCAGTGGGGCTATCTGGAACACCGGGAGATCCTGCGCACGATCGAGATCCTGGGGAAGGAAGTCATCCCGGAGCTGGCGGGGTACCGGCCGAAGGCGGTGCCATGACCCCAGGCCCCACAACTCCTGACCCCACACCCCCTTCGGACACGTCCCCGGTGCCCGACTACGCCTCCCTCCACCGCCTCGAGGGCCGGTCGTTCGTCCTGCTGGGCGCCGGCAACGGCATCGGCCGCCAGACCGCGCACGCGCTCACCGCACTGGGCGCCCGGGTGCTCTGCGTCGACGTGGACAAGGAACGCGCGGAGGCCGTCGCCGCCGAGACCGGCGGGGTGCCGTACGTCGCCGACGTGACGCGACGGGAGGCGGTACGGGATCTCTTCACCTACGCCATAGGGGAGTTGGGCCCGGTCGGCGGAGTCGTCGACATCGTCGGCATGGCCCAGTACGGCCCCCTGGACGCGATGGACGACCAGACCTGGGACTGGCACTTCGACATGGTGCTGCGGCACGCGTGGCTCGCGGTCCAGTACGGCGGCCCGGCGGTCGCCGAATCCGGCGGCGGCCCCCTCGTGTTCGTCGCCTCCGTCTCCGGCCTGACCTCCGCGCCGCTGCACGCCGCGTACGGCGCGGCGAAGGCCGGCCTCGTGTCGCTGGTCCGCTCGGCCGCGGTGGAGTTCGGGCCGCGCGGCGTGCGGGTCAACGCCGTTGCGCCCGGGGCGGTTTGGACGCCGCGGGTCGCCGGCCTGCTCGGTGCGGAGGGCCGTCGCCGAAACGCCGAGAACGCCCCGCTCGGACGCATGGCCGAACCCGCCGACATCGCCTCGGCCCTGCTCTTCCTGGCATCCCCGCTCTCCTCGTACGTCACCGGCCAGACCCTCGTCGTGGACGGCGGCGTCACGGTCAAGTTCCCGTACCCGACGATCGGCGGCCCACGATGAAGAACCTCCTGCGCGGCCTCGCGTGGTGGTCGGACGACGGCCGTCCGCTGCGCGCCGACCCTGCCGACCGGGACCGGCTGCCCGCCGACACCTGGTCGCGGGCTCTCGTACCGGCGGGCGTACGCCTGGAGTTGAGGTGTCACGGGGTGTCCGCGCTGCGGATCCGGTACGCGGCGACGGAGCCGTCCCTCGCGGACACGTACCGCGACTCCGCCCCCGTCTTCACGCTGCTGTCGGGCGACGAGGTGGCGGACGAGGTCCCGGCGCGGCCGACGGACGACGGCACGGCGGTTTTCGAACTCCCCTGTCCCGACGGCGAGTTCACCGTCCACCTGCCGGAAGCCCTGAGCCCGGTGATCCGCGCGGTCGGCACGGACGCGGGCACGGTCGAGGCCGCTCCCGCACGCCCCCGCTGGGTCGTCTACGGCGACTCGATCGTCGAGGGCTGGTCGGCCTCACGCCCGCATCTCGCCTGGCCCGCGATCGCCGGACGGGCACTGGGCGTCGACACGGTGAATCTCGGCTACGCGGGCGCGGCACGCGGCGAACTCGCCTCGGCCGAGCAACTGGCCTCGCTCGACGCCGACTTGGTCACCATCGCCTTCGGCACCAACTGCTGGGCGCGGCCACCGCATTCGGCCGCGCTGCTGTACGAGGTGGTGCGAGCGTTCCTGACGGTGGTCCGCCAAAGCCACCCGCACGTCCCCCTGCTGGTCGTCTCCCCCGTCGTACGCCCCGACGCGGACACCACGGCGAACCGCCTCGGCGCCACGCTGGCGGATCTTCGGGATGCGGTGGAGCGGGCAGCACACGACGTACCGCTGCTGCCTGGAGGCCGACTCCTGGACCCGGCTCACCTGGCGGACGGGGTACATCCGGGCGACGCAGGGCACGCCCTGCTGGCGGAGGCGGTGGTGGAGGCGCTACGGAAGACGAGCTGAGGCCCCGTCCATGGGGCCCCGCCAGGCGGTTTAGCCCGTCCGGCGTTTGAGGACGAGGCCTTTCAGGCCGAAGCGGGGGTCTGGGGGTGGCAGCCCCCCAGGTACGGAACGGGCAGGGGCGGAGGGGGCGAAAATCCCGAGTGCGCAACGGCACGTCAGCCGTCGCGCTCGGCTCCGGCCCCGGCCCGGCCTCAGCCCGCGTCCGGCCCCCCGGCGATCCCCCGCGCCCGCGCCACGTCCTCCTCGTCGAACCCCATCTGCCCGGGCCGCCCGTAGGCCGCCGCCTGCGCGTCGATCCAGCGCGTGTGGGCCTCCCAGGCCGCCTGCTTGCTGGTGCCGAGGGCCGCGCCGATCTGGGACCAGGAAGCACCGGACTCGCGGGCGGCGCGGACGGTGAGCTGACGGCCGTACGCCGCCTTGCGGGCGACCACCTCGCTCAGCGCGAGGAGCTCGAGCAGCTCGGCCCGGTCGAGCGCCTCGGCGTCGCTCCCGGCCCCGGCGAGCGACTCCCGCACGCGCAGCTCGTCGAGGCGAGCCACAGCGGTCAGCAGGGTGTACTGCGGCTCGATGCTCTGCGGTGTCGTCATGACCTCAGCCTTGCGTCAAGCAAGCTTGACGTCAAGAGGGCCTGACGCTCTGCTCGACGACGGACAGCTCCTTGACCAGGAACACACAGGGGTCGGCGCACTCGTGCCGCTCACCGCTGGAGCCCAGGTGCGCATAGCGGTCGACGTACGCCACGGTGGGCCGGTAGCCGAGCCGCGCGTACAGCGCGGCGGCACGCGGGTTGTCGTCGCCGACACCGAGCCCCATGAGCCCGATTCCGCGCGCGATCGCCCTCTCCTCTGCGGCGCGCACGAGAGCACTGCCGATGCCCCGGGAGCGCAGCGACCCTGGCCACACGAACAGCCCGTTGAGCTCGGGACAGCCCGGCCGCGCCGCCCGCACCTCGGGAGCCGCGTACCCGGTCCAGCGGATCTCCGCGTGCCCGACGGGCCGATCGTCGAGCCAGGGGATCAGACAGGTGCTGCCACCGGCCTCCTGGCGCGCGAAACGCGCCCGGTGATTTCCGTCGACGCTGTACGACGGCATGAAGCGGTCAAGGAGCGCGAGGTCCTCGACCGAGCAGTCCGCGATTCTCATCCGGCCGAGCGTAGCGAGCGCCGAACACACGTACGGCCCCTTTTCCCGAGAGGCGGGAACAGGGGCCGTGCGTGAAGGAGAGCGCGTCAGCTCCAGCTGGCGTGCAGCGGCTTGCCCTCGGCGTAGCCGGCCGCGCTCTGGATGCCGACGATGGCCTTCTCGGCGAACTCCTCCAGAGAGTTGGCGCCCGCGTAGGTGCAGGAGGAACGGACGCCCGCGATGATCGAGTCGATCAGGTCCTCGACGCCCGGGCGGGACGGGTCGAGGAACATGCGCGAGGTGGAGATGCCCTCCTCGAACAGCGCCTTGCGAGCCCGGTCGTACGCCGACTCCTCGCTGGTGCGGTTGCGCACCGCGCGCGCGGAGGCCATGCCGAACGACTCCTTGTACAGGCGCCCGTTGGCGTCCTGCTGGAGGTCGCCCGGGGACTCGTACGTACCGGAGAACCAGGAACCGATCATGACGTTGGACGCGCCCGCGGCCAGCGCCATGGCGACGTCACGCGGGTGCCGGACACCGCCGTCGGCCCACACGTGCTTGCCGTACTTCTTCGCCTCGGCGGCGCATTCCATGACGGCGGAGAACTGCGGCCGGCCGACGCCGGTCATCATGCGGGTGGTGCACATGGCGCCGGGGCCGACACCGACCTTGATGATGTCCGCTCCCGCGTCGACGAGGTCCTTGACGCCCTCGGCGGCGACGATGTTGCCCGCGACGATCGGGACCTGCGGGTCGAGCGCCCGCACCGTCCTGATCGCGCTGATCATCGACTCCTGGTGGCCGTGCGCCGTGTCGATGACGAGCGTGTCGACGCCCGCGTCGAGGAGCTGCTTGGCCTTGCCCGCGACATCGCCGTTGATGCCGACGGCGGCGGCGATGCGCAGCTTGCCGTCCGCGTCGGTGGCCGGGGTGTAGAGCGTGGCGCGCAGGGCGCCCTTGCGGGTCAGGATGCCGGCGAGCTTGCCGTCCGCGTCCACGGCGGGGGCGTAGCGGCGGTTGGCGTGGTCGAGCGTGTGGAAGGCCTCGCGCGGGTCGATGTCGGCGTCGAGGAGCAGCAGGTCCCTGGACATGACCTCGGTCAGCTGCGTGAAGCGGTCCACGCCGGTGAGGTCGGCGTCGGTGACCACACCGACCGGGCGGCCGTCCTCGTCCACGACGACGCCCGCGTTGTGCGCGCGCTTGTTCAGCAGCGCCAGCGCGTCGGCGACGGTCTGGTGGGGGGCCAGGACGATCGGGGTGTCGAGCACCAGGTGGCGTCCCTTGACCCAGGAGATGACCTCGGTGACGACCTCGATCGGGATGTCCTGCGGGATGACGACGAGCCCACCGCGGCGGGCGACGGTCTCGGCCATCCGGCGGCCCGCGATGGCGGTCATGTTGGCGACGACGAGCGGGATGGTGGTGCCCGTGCCGTCCGGGGAAGCGAGGTCCACGCCCTGACGCGAGCCGACCGAGGAGCGGCTGGGCACCATGAAGACGTCGTCGTACGTCAGGTCGTACGGGGGCTGGATGTCATTGAGGAAACGCACGTGCTGCACATCCCAGTCGATCAGAGGTGGCCCCCGGACAGGTCAGCCAGGGGGAAGAGCACGTACTTCATTGTCCCATGTCGGCCGGTATGCGGTGCCCGCACAGATCATCCAGGCTGGTCGGTGGGCAGTTGGTCGGATCCTCCAAGGGAGAGGACGACGGACAGCGTCGCGTTGTGCTCCTGGTAGTGCCCCGCGGCCGCCGCCAGGATCTCCTGGACGATTTCCCACTCGTCGGGGTGCCCGACCGCGTAGGGCCGCCAGCCGGTCACCACGAGCAGTCGGCCCGGGGTCGCGGGCCCCCAGTCGGGGTCGCCCAGGACATCAGCGAGCGCGTCCCAGTTCCGGCCGAACCACTCCGGCAGGTCGAGGGCGCGTGCGCAGCGCTCCATGAAGGCGCCCTTGTCCCTGACGCCGGCGAGGTCGAGTTCGGTGACCTGCCACCCCGCCGCGCGGCACACGTCCGCGAAGGGCCCGTGAGTCATCTCAGCACCGCCCTGAACGACTTGTAGTGATCATCGGTGTAGTAGATCTCACCGCCCTGCCCGGTGACAATGCGCCGGGCTCCGCGGTCTCGCTCGCCGGGGGTTTTGACCGTGTACTCGTGGTAATAGCCGCGCGGGTGTTTCGGCAGCAGCCGCTCGAAGTTGCCGAAGACGACGCCGTCCCTGGCGTACGGGAAGGGGCCGCCCTCGTCGATGAGGGCGAGGGTCCGACGGGCCTCGGCGGGCAGCTGGGCCTCGGGGACGGTACGCATGTCGCCGACCCAGGACGGGGCTGCCGTCGGGGCACGTGTGTCGGAGGCGGTCGTGTTCGTCGAGGAGCAGCCCGTCAGCAGCACTCCGAGGCACAGGAACAGGCCCGCGAACACGCGGGGGACGGACCGCAGCAGCATGACGTCGATGCTGCCACGGCCGCCCCCGAGCGGCGCGGCGATGGGCCCCGAGGGGCCCTGAAGGGTCACGGCCCGTCCGGGTCCGCCCGGTTCAGAGCCGGTCGCGGCGTCGGCCCCGCCGTCATCAGATAGTCCGCGGCCGACGTGTCCGTCACCAGGCTGGTGACGAGCCCGGAGCGCAGCACCGCGTCGATGGCGGCCGCCTTCCGCTGCCCGCCCGCGATGGCGACGACCTCCGGTATGCGCCGCAGCCGGTCGGCCTCGACCGTGATGCAGCGCTCGCCCAGGTCACGGCCGACCCGTCGGCCCTCGGCGTCGAAGAGGTGCGCGGACATCTCGGCGGCGACGCCGAGCGACGCGTAGTGCGCGCGCTCCTCGTCGCTGAGCATGTCGTGCACCGTGGAGATGCCCGGCTCCCAGGAACCGATGGACACGCACGCGACCGTGACCTTGTCGAAGTACTCGAAGGCGCGGGCGATCCCGGTCTGGTTGCGCAGCGCGGCCGCGGTGGCCGCGTCGGGCAGCAGCATCGGCGCGTAGATGGGGTGGGCGTCCCCGCCCGACACCTGCGCGGCGCGCCGTACCGCCTCGACCGAGCCGCGCTCGGCGGTCCCGGCGTCGTACACACCCGTCAACTGGACCACCGTGCAGGGCGGCAGCCGGTCGAGGGCGGCCGCCATGTGGATGGTGGACCGGCCCCAGGCCAGGCCGAGCACATCGCCCTCGTTGACCAGCTCGCCGAGCAGGTCCGCGGCGACCTCGCCGAGGTTCTCGGGGTCGGGCGACTCGTCGGCGACCTCGGCCGGCGACTCGACCACGACGGCGTGCCTGAGGCCGTAGCGGGCGCGCAGCGCGTCGGAGCGCTCCGCGTCCAGTTCGGCCGGCACGCGGATCTCGATGCGCACGAGATCACGTTCGAGAGCGGTCTCCAGGACCCGGGCCACCTTGAAGCGGCTGACGCCGAACTCCTCCGCGATCTGGATCTTGGACTTGCCCTCGAGGTAGAAGCGGCGGGCCATGGCCGCCGCCTGCACCAGCTCAGCGGGTCCCATCCGCATGGCTGACCGGCCCGCCGACATACCCGACACGGCGATCTCCTCACTGCTGTTCACACTCTGGATTCGCCGTTCATCCTTGCAGATCCGGCGTACTTGATCAGCCCTGATGGGCGCCGTTCACGTTCCCTTGGCTCAGTGGTCGCACGCCCACGCCGCATGGGCGATCGCCTCCTGTGCCTGGGTGCGCAATGCACGTACCGCCTGGGCCGGGTCAGATGCCCCGTAGACCGCCGAACCGGCGACGAAGACGTCGGCTCCCGCCTCCGCGCACCGCTCGATGGTGGACGCCGACACGCCGCCGTCGACCTGGAGCCACAGTTCGAGGCCGTGCTTGCTGATCAGCTCACGGGTGCGGCGGATCTTCGGGAGCATGATGTCGAGGAACGCCTGGCCGCCGAAGCCGGGCTCGACCGTCATGATCAGCAGCATGTCGAGTTCGGGGAGCAGGTCCTCGTACGGCTCGATGGGGGTCGCGGGCTTGAGCGCCATGGAGGCGCGGGCGCCCTTGGCCCGGATCTCGCGGGCGAGTCGCACCGGCGCGGCGGCCGCCTCGGCGTGGAAGGTGACGGAACCGGCACCCGCTTCCACGTACTGGGGGGCCCACCGATCGGCGTCCTCGATCATCAGATGGCAGTCCAGCGGCGTGTCCGTCGCACGGGCCAGAGACTCTACGACCGGCACACCGAGCGTGAGGTTCGGTACGAAATGGTTGTCCATGACGTCGACGTGGAGCCAGTCGGCCCCTTCCACCGCCTTTGCCTCCTCGGCAAGGCGGGCGAAGTCGGCGGACAGGATGCTGGGGTTG harbors:
- a CDS encoding GuaB1 family IMP dehydrogenase-related protein, encoding MRFLNDIQPPYDLTYDDVFMVPSRSSVGSRQGVDLASPDGTGTTIPLVVANMTAIAGRRMAETVARRGGLVVIPQDIPIEVVTEVISWVKGRHLVLDTPIVLAPHQTVADALALLNKRAHNAGVVVDEDGRPVGVVTDADLTGVDRFTQLTEVMSRDLLLLDADIDPREAFHTLDHANRRYAPAVDADGKLAGILTRKGALRATLYTPATDADGKLRIAAAVGINGDVAGKAKQLLDAGVDTLVIDTAHGHQESMISAIRTVRALDPQVPIVAGNIVAAEGVKDLVDAGADIIKVGVGPGAMCTTRMMTGVGRPQFSAVMECAAEAKKYGKHVWADGGVRHPRDVAMALAAGASNVMIGSWFSGTYESPGDLQQDANGRLYKESFGMASARAVRNRTSEESAYDRARKALFEEGISTSRMFLDPSRPGVEDLIDSIIAGVRSSCTYAGANSLEEFAEKAIVGIQSAAGYAEGKPLHASWS
- a CDS encoding GntR family transcriptional regulator — its product is MAARHEEIADELRRAIDREEYTVGSLLPAETDLAAHYGVSRGTVRQAVAALTAEGLIGSRQGARRVVLASRRSQSFAELRSFAQWARAMGREATGHVVSQEYQPATSEDAVRLQLPEMTPVLHVLRVRGLDGEPVLLERTVYADWISPAVEAIEPECPSVTQRLFEDTGLVFAYGEHVIDAVAAGAQDADLLGVRRTSPLLRVRRVTTTREGRPVEWSDDRYRSDAVSFSVHNSIGNNALARKTAE
- a CDS encoding LLM class flavin-dependent oxidoreductase, coding for MDLDVLYEIDVPKPWKGPHPYGQRAAEQRAYREAVEQIRLADRMGFRTVWAVEHHFREGRSHCPAPEVLLGHLAALTERIRLGFGVTLTPFGFTAPQRIAEKVAAVDVLSDGRVEWGTGRSTPMEQTAFGVDRANSREDWREAIEIVTGMWREEYFAYESPRFSFPRRMVTPKPVQDPHPPCWMAATSPGSAEVAGASGLGLLSFSIMQPLEAMARQVAAYREAARAPRPITDVTTDRVAAYTLVHATDRPGKRVWDSVAWWYENLARFTLDWELPHLSPDERDRAFPLLDPIIQGAVPVREFNDGDMILIGDAETIVRKAKHYADLGIDQLICYVQWGYLEHREILRTIEILGKEVIPELAGYRPKAVP
- a CDS encoding SDR family NAD(P)-dependent oxidoreductase — protein: MTPGPTTPDPTPPSDTSPVPDYASLHRLEGRSFVLLGAGNGIGRQTAHALTALGARVLCVDVDKERAEAVAAETGGVPYVADVTRREAVRDLFTYAIGELGPVGGVVDIVGMAQYGPLDAMDDQTWDWHFDMVLRHAWLAVQYGGPAVAESGGGPLVFVASVSGLTSAPLHAAYGAAKAGLVSLVRSAAVEFGPRGVRVNAVAPGAVWTPRVAGLLGAEGRRRNAENAPLGRMAEPADIASALLFLASPLSSYVTGQTLVVDGGVTVKFPYPTIGGPR
- a CDS encoding ABC transporter substrate-binding protein, producing the protein MTVFLPRTAVLTGGLAVAAALALSACGAAPDDKATTANGKSAATATSAADFGGLDALVKAAKKEGTLHAIALPRDWANYGALIDGFKKKYGIKIEVENPDGSSQDEINAVTSRKGQDRTPDVLDLGSSFALSAAQQGLLAPYEVASFGDIPEGQKDPKGQWYNDYGGYISIGCDAKKVKECPTTFKDLLKPEYKGQVALNGNPTKSGSAFGGVYAASLANGGSFDDIQPGLDFFAKLKKNGNYTPVESTPATVEKGETPISIDWDYLNAGYADEFKSKGVDWKVTVPTDGQFSQYYSQAINKDAPHPAAARLWQEYLYSAEGQNLWLKGYARPALMTAMEKAGTLDKTAAAKLPEVSGTPSFPTEAQQSKAKGVLAQGWGKAVSG
- a CDS encoding amino acid permease, which codes for MLDQGAPPQSRTTSAPPSPGTGARLMRRKPVEALVAEGGQGEGGSLRRSLGLWQLTMISIGATLGTGIFVVLGEAVPKAGPAVTLSFVIAGLTALFSALSYAELAGTIPVSGSSYSYAYATMGELIAWICGWCLVLEYGVSVAAVAVGWGEYLNELLDGTIGVTIPDALSAPPGDGGIFNLPALIVVLLAMAFLLGGAKESARANTIMVCVKIAALVLFCAIGIQGFRSGNYEHFMPLGMTGVSAAGATLFFSYIGFDAASTAGEEAKNAQRDLPRAIMLSLVIVTALYVVVAAVAVGAKPWQRFNDSEAALAEIMKDVTGQTFWGTLLAACAVIAIASVVLTVLYGQTRILFAMSRDGLVPKVFARVDPKTGTPRANTVIVSLFCGVLAAAIPLGQLADATSIGTLFAFALVNIAVVVLRRTRPDMRRTFRVPLSPLLPAIGFVLCVWMMGSLSTVTWVVFGVWMAVGLVFYFSYGYRRSRIATSEK
- a CDS encoding GNAT family N-acetyltransferase, which translates into the protein MRIADCSVEDLALLDRFMPSYSVDGNHRARFARQEAGGSTCLIPWLDDRPVGHAEIRWTGYAAPEVRAARPGCPELNGLFVWPGSLRSRGIGSALVRAAEERAIARGIGLMGLGVGDDNPRAAALYARLGYRPTVAYVDRYAHLGSSGERHECADPCVFLVKELSVVEQSVRPS
- a CDS encoding GDSL-type esterase/lipase family protein gives rise to the protein MKNLLRGLAWWSDDGRPLRADPADRDRLPADTWSRALVPAGVRLELRCHGVSALRIRYAATEPSLADTYRDSAPVFTLLSGDEVADEVPARPTDDGTAVFELPCPDGEFTVHLPEALSPVIRAVGTDAGTVEAAPARPRWVVYGDSIVEGWSASRPHLAWPAIAGRALGVDTVNLGYAGAARGELASAEQLASLDADLVTIAFGTNCWARPPHSAALLYEVVRAFLTVVRQSHPHVPLLVVSPVVRPDADTTANRLGATLADLRDAVERAAHDVPLLPGGRLLDPAHLADGVHPGDAGHALLAEAVVEALRKTS
- a CDS encoding Lrp/AsnC family transcriptional regulator yields the protein MLNDLDERIVHALAEDARRSYADIGQLVGLSAPAVKRRVDRLRATGAITGFTVRVDPAALGWETEGFVEIYCRRNTSPETIQRGLERYQEVVAASTVTGEADAVVQVFASDMRHFERVLERIAGEPFVERTKSVLVLSPLLRRFSSGSPT